A DNA window from Paenibacillus sp. HWE-109 contains the following coding sequences:
- a CDS encoding response regulator transcription factor, producing MYKVIFADDEPFALEGIRLMVEWEELGFEIVAMCENGEEALACIEACKPDLVVTDIRMPVIDGLELIDRVQKAGSDPVFIILSGYNDFEYARSALRYGVKHYLLKPALDREWEAVIQFVIGELQHREQQKVRHDLVSDRLVPTLLAQMLRGEISAADGNVGKILDPLEQGDQGWRYIHVEWLDSPAQELDARYFHSRNAYAIDLFGSQDGLVMESFPGIEEWAQQVYEDLREQGIECCLSIGPRVDALRHIADSYAGSLETSVHHFFHVSGGPLDYETIHHKRINYDLNAVSIVDDIHIAIEALQEKRVGELIKQMFVMISDNKTAREVVHLLVIRIILKSAAVMREMGIDSEELPRIRDFWRKEHRCLKEVEESLQVYMQHFLSQLKQHKDKFSGHPLRVIERYIQEHYRETLTIKDIGERFFMNPVYLGQAFMKRCGVGMIEYIHDLRIHEAKRMLCESDETIRVISEQIGYANYHHFLKEFEKRVSDKPAVYRQLSKT from the coding sequence ATGTATAAGGTTATTTTTGCTGATGACGAGCCTTTCGCCTTAGAAGGAATAAGGCTCATGGTCGAATGGGAAGAGCTTGGCTTTGAAATCGTGGCAATGTGCGAAAACGGCGAAGAAGCATTAGCCTGCATTGAAGCCTGTAAGCCTGATCTCGTGGTGACCGATATTCGGATGCCGGTAATTGACGGATTAGAATTGATCGATCGGGTGCAAAAGGCTGGCAGCGATCCGGTATTCATCATCTTAAGCGGCTACAATGATTTCGAATACGCGCGCTCTGCCCTGAGGTATGGGGTGAAGCATTATTTGCTTAAGCCGGCTTTGGATAGGGAGTGGGAGGCTGTCATTCAATTCGTTATTGGGGAGCTGCAGCACCGAGAACAGCAAAAGGTCCGCCATGACCTCGTTTCCGACCGTCTAGTACCGACGCTGCTTGCTCAGATGCTTCGGGGGGAAATTTCGGCAGCAGACGGGAACGTTGGGAAGATACTAGATCCCTTGGAACAAGGAGATCAGGGCTGGAGGTATATTCATGTCGAGTGGCTTGATAGCCCAGCACAGGAGCTGGATGCCCGCTACTTCCATTCGCGAAATGCTTATGCAATTGACTTGTTTGGAAGTCAGGACGGCCTTGTCATGGAGTCTTTCCCCGGGATCGAGGAATGGGCTCAACAGGTATACGAAGACCTGCGCGAGCAAGGTATCGAATGCTGTTTGTCGATAGGTCCACGGGTGGACGCCCTTCGTCATATTGCAGACTCGTATGCAGGTTCTTTAGAGACTTCGGTGCATCATTTCTTTCATGTATCCGGTGGTCCACTCGATTACGAAACGATCCATCACAAGCGCATCAACTACGATCTCAATGCGGTTTCTATCGTAGACGACATTCACATTGCGATCGAGGCGCTTCAGGAGAAACGAGTTGGAGAACTGATTAAACAAATGTTTGTGATGATATCTGATAATAAAACGGCTCGAGAGGTTGTCCATTTGTTGGTCATCCGCATTATTCTGAAGAGCGCAGCCGTCATGCGGGAGATGGGCATTGATTCAGAGGAGCTGCCTCGTATTCGCGATTTTTGGAGAAAGGAGCATCGGTGCTTAAAAGAAGTAGAAGAATCCCTGCAGGTTTATATGCAGCATTTTTTGAGCCAGCTGAAGCAGCATAAAGACAAATTCTCGGGCCATCCTCTTCGGGTCATTGAGCGTTATATTCAAGAACATTATCGGGAAACGTTAACAATTAAGGATATTGGAGAAAGGTTTTTCATGAACCCGGTTTATTTAGGCCAAGCGTTCATGAAGCGGTGCGGCGTAGGCATGATTGAGTATATTCATGATCTGCGCATTCATGAGGCGAAGCGAATGCTGTGTGAATCGGATGAAACGATTCGTGTGATCTCGGAGCAGATTGGATATGCTAACTATCATCATTTCCTCAAAGAGTTTGAGAAACGTGTATCCGACAAGCCGGCCGTGTACAGACAATTAAGCAAAACCTAA
- a CDS encoding response regulator transcription factor, producing MLRVMFADDEPYMLEGLRLMIDWHKLGFEVCGEALDGEDALAMMASTRPHLVLTDVRMPVIDGLELIELAANLHPEVEFIILSGYADFEYAKRAMRHGVANYLMKPLNEGELVAAVEAVVNTIQARETHNQYESAALDRLRLETISKLMQGEIGQKWMDQANALLNLHESSSIRCILLEPDVQAQAQLNLKQVIEDMIKLPQATLFPFGIGIERQGFLLVSGPEAPVPSPAIIIELVAGVRNKWGSSLSFSVSGEHKGPHALKEAFREGLMAEMCKFPSGAEGIYIYQGEQSVETLPAFVGMTESILDAIGSGCSETVRAHVHQLFVALSRQSVSESWVRAYLGNIKLEILKAITQSSGEPVWAPNWIAPTVPMDISLLERKVMQEFLQAAEWISLKKGIGQDAVISAAEDYVKSHYSEKLQLQHVAEHFRLNPAYFGQRFKKQVGLTFNEYLHVVRIDEAKKLLRREELKISDVADRLGYSDSEQFVTKFKALTGLLPSSYKKG from the coding sequence ATGTTAAGGGTCATGTTTGCTGATGACGAGCCCTACATGCTAGAGGGACTGCGGTTAATGATTGATTGGCATAAGTTAGGCTTTGAAGTATGCGGGGAAGCGTTGGATGGCGAAGACGCATTAGCCATGATGGCGTCGACACGGCCTCATTTGGTGCTGACGGATGTTCGTATGCCTGTCATAGATGGATTGGAACTGATTGAACTAGCTGCCAATCTACACCCTGAGGTGGAGTTTATTATTTTGAGTGGATACGCAGATTTCGAATATGCCAAAAGAGCTATGCGACATGGTGTGGCTAATTATTTGATGAAACCTTTAAATGAAGGGGAGCTTGTTGCTGCAGTGGAAGCGGTCGTAAATACGATTCAGGCCCGTGAAACTCACAATCAGTACGAAAGTGCTGCCTTGGATCGCTTACGATTGGAAACGATTTCAAAACTGATGCAGGGAGAAATCGGGCAGAAATGGATGGATCAGGCGAACGCCTTGTTGAATCTTCATGAAAGTTCCAGCATTCGCTGCATCTTACTTGAACCTGACGTTCAGGCACAGGCCCAATTGAATCTGAAGCAGGTTATTGAGGATATGATCAAGCTTCCTCAAGCGACATTATTTCCATTTGGCATTGGCATAGAACGACAGGGATTCTTGCTGGTCTCGGGGCCAGAGGCGCCTGTACCTTCTCCCGCAATAATTATAGAGTTAGTTGCTGGTGTCCGAAATAAGTGGGGCAGTTCGCTCTCGTTTTCAGTAAGCGGCGAACACAAGGGACCGCATGCGTTAAAAGAAGCATTCCGTGAGGGACTTATGGCGGAAATGTGCAAGTTCCCTTCTGGAGCTGAAGGGATCTACATCTATCAGGGAGAGCAGTCAGTTGAGACGCTGCCTGCATTTGTTGGAATGACGGAATCCATCCTAGATGCCATAGGGAGCGGGTGTTCAGAAACGGTGCGAGCCCATGTGCACCAATTATTCGTCGCGCTTTCGAGGCAGTCTGTCTCTGAATCTTGGGTGAGAGCTTATTTAGGCAATATTAAGCTTGAAATTCTTAAGGCTATTACCCAATCCAGCGGTGAGCCTGTATGGGCTCCAAATTGGATTGCTCCAACCGTTCCAATGGATATCAGCCTCTTGGAACGCAAGGTCATGCAGGAATTCTTGCAAGCTGCAGAGTGGATAAGCCTGAAGAAGGGTATAGGCCAAGATGCCGTCATTTCGGCAGCGGAGGACTACGTTAAATCGCATTACAGCGAAAAGCTGCAACTCCAGCATGTTGCAGAGCATTTTCGGTTGAATCCGGCCTACTTTGGCCAGAGGTTCAAGAAACAAGTCGGCCTCACCTTTAATGAATATTTACATGTCGTACGAATTGACGAAGCCAAAAAATTACTTCGTCGTGAAGAACTGAAAATATCCGATGTCGCCGATCGTCTCGGTTACTCAGATTCCGAACAGTTCGTAACCAAATTCAAGGCACTTACCGGCCTGTTACCCTCATCTTACAAAAAGGGCTAA
- a CDS encoding carbohydrate ABC transporter permease, which yields MGTTTARRIRIEPILFHTINGIFMLVLAIVTLYPFLHTLTISFNEGNDALRGGIYIWPRSWSLQNYKAIFLSGTIYHAAWISVARTITSTVIGVFLTAMLAYTLAQPHYLFRKIIGLIFVLTMYFNAGLIPNYFLIKSLGLLNNFWVYVLPGMVNAFNLIVIRTYIRTLPSGLVESAKMDGAGDFTIFLRIILPLCTPVLATISLFIAVGSWNTWFDTFLYASSDLKLSTLQYEMMKLLGSTMSSNNDPGLMAGANTNQTKAMVTPSSIRAAITIVAAVPILFVYPFLQRYFIVGMNLGSVKE from the coding sequence ATGGGAACAACGACTGCGCGCAGAATTCGGATAGAGCCGATTCTGTTCCATACGATTAACGGCATCTTCATGCTCGTTCTTGCTATAGTAACATTATATCCGTTCCTTCATACACTAACGATTTCATTTAATGAGGGCAATGATGCGCTTCGGGGAGGCATCTATATATGGCCTCGTTCATGGTCATTGCAAAATTATAAGGCGATTTTCCTTTCAGGTACGATTTACCATGCGGCGTGGATTTCAGTCGCTCGTACGATTACATCGACGGTGATAGGTGTATTCCTTACCGCCATGTTAGCGTATACACTTGCACAGCCCCACTATCTTTTTCGTAAAATCATCGGTTTAATTTTTGTGTTGACGATGTATTTTAATGCGGGATTAATTCCTAACTACTTTCTAATCAAAAGCTTGGGACTTTTGAATAACTTCTGGGTGTATGTGCTCCCGGGAATGGTGAATGCATTTAATCTCATTGTCATTCGGACGTATATTCGAACGCTTCCATCAGGCTTGGTTGAGTCTGCGAAAATGGACGGAGCCGGTGATTTCACCATATTTTTGAGGATTATCCTCCCATTGTGTACGCCAGTGCTAGCGACCATTTCCTTGTTTATTGCGGTTGGATCTTGGAATACCTGGTTCGATACGTTCTTGTATGCTTCGTCTGATTTGAAGCTGAGTACACTTCAGTACGAAATGATGAAGCTGCTTGGATCAACGATGAGCAGCAACAACGATCCCGGTCTGATGGCAGGGGCAAACACAAATCAAACGAAGGCCATGGTTACGCCTTCTTCCATACGTGCTGCGATTACGATTGTGGCAGCGGTTCCGATTCTATTCGTTTATCCTTTCCTGCAAAGGTATTTTATCGTCGGAATGAATCTTGGAAGTGTCAAAGAGTAA
- a CDS encoding ABC transporter permease, translating to MAETILSKRPKKEQKIDPEIGVGLSWKTIKNQKQLILMSFPIVIYILIFNYVPIWGWLMAFQNYRPALKFSKQQWVGLKHFKFLFQDDTFLTVLRNTLAMSMINLVLSFATAIILALLLNEIKVRFWKRSIQTISYLPHFLSWIIAAGIVATSLSVDDGIVNQLLMKMHIITEPIMWLSEGKYFWGIVGLSNVWKEVGWNTIIYLAAITSIDPSLYESAGIDGANRYQKILYVTLPGIKSTFIILLIMNIGHILDAGFEIQYLLGNGLIVDWSQTIDIFVLKYGIAQGNYSLATAAGIFKTVVSIILILIANSTAKRLGEERLI from the coding sequence ATGGCCGAGACCATACTGTCCAAAAGACCAAAGAAAGAGCAAAAAATTGATCCGGAAATCGGCGTCGGTTTAAGTTGGAAGACGATCAAAAATCAGAAGCAGTTAATTCTGATGTCGTTTCCCATCGTGATTTATATTCTGATTTTCAATTATGTACCGATTTGGGGCTGGTTGATGGCGTTCCAGAATTATCGTCCGGCTTTGAAATTTTCCAAACAGCAGTGGGTGGGGTTGAAGCATTTTAAATTTCTCTTTCAAGATGATACGTTCTTGACTGTGCTTCGCAACACGCTTGCCATGAGTATGATCAATTTGGTTCTTAGCTTTGCAACAGCCATTATTTTAGCTCTTTTACTGAATGAAATTAAAGTTCGTTTCTGGAAACGGTCCATCCAAACGATTTCTTATCTGCCTCATTTTCTGTCGTGGATCATTGCTGCGGGTATTGTAGCGACTTCCCTATCCGTTGATGATGGAATCGTTAATCAGCTGCTGATGAAGATGCACATCATCACAGAACCTATCATGTGGCTTAGCGAGGGGAAATATTTTTGGGGGATTGTGGGCTTGTCTAATGTATGGAAAGAGGTGGGATGGAATACGATCATTTACCTTGCAGCTATCACCTCGATTGATCCGTCGCTGTATGAGTCTGCCGGAATCGACGGTGCAAACCGTTACCAGAAGATCCTGTACGTCACACTGCCTGGGATCAAGTCGACATTTATCATTCTATTAATCATGAATATCGGACATATTCTGGATGCAGGCTTTGAAATTCAGTACCTGCTCGGCAATGGATTGATCGTCGACTGGTCGCAAACGATTGATATTTTCGTTCTCAAGTACGGGATTGCTCAAGGCAACTATTCGCTGGCCACTGCGGCAGGTATTTTCAAAACAGTTGTAAGCATAATCCTTATTCTAATTGCAAATTCTACCGCCAAGCGCCTTGGTGAAGAGCGGTTGATATAA
- a CDS encoding sensor histidine kinase, whose translation MSRKWNLLHIVNDIPLKFKFLIVYLMCVLLPILCINSLFYLQDSRNTERRVMDNLRISLDRVGNEIMQMVNEGVVIGNAVSADRIFNEMLEYTYSDNVAYYEEYDSYLRDKLGQYPNIYPYISWIGVYTTNPTLSNGGSYFMFKPNDLKSEWYQKMNEKKDKVTVTSYLDTNPMNPEEKMVYVSIIRKLDNFPDLMKFSKYLRIDIRMDKLMELFDKEHNYLLIKLVDEENRLVLESAGKFKSADPLLPTLPVSKEFQLTGLPEKSFIIPLGTASYVFNWRLVGVPEGSRIAEERKGVIHFFTWLTLISTIIPTILIYIIMHSFNFRVRKLSKHMNLLKNERFEPITMYEGKDEIGNLLRSFNLMTGKIRNLINDVYKLEIQKKDLELERVQAELKYLQSQVDPHFLFNTLNAILVVCKKYRYEHVTEIIQNLSQLLRRLLSWKEDLVTVEEELNFTAMYLQIEKFRFQDRFHYELSIDDSVLSYRIPKMSIQSLVENSCKHGLQSVKGNRRIRISVERAEMNMLMKVEDNGIGMNSEKLDEIVQSLFKGEDNGKNIGLRNVYRRLNLFYAERSLFHIESVPFEKTSVTIQIPLSLIKNQEEARGHV comes from the coding sequence ATGAGCCGGAAATGGAATCTGTTACATATAGTCAATGATATTCCGCTGAAATTCAAGTTTTTAATCGTTTATTTGATGTGTGTGCTGCTTCCCATTTTGTGTATAAACAGTTTATTTTACCTGCAGGATAGCAGGAACACGGAACGTAGAGTGATGGACAACTTGCGAATTTCCTTGGATCGTGTCGGAAATGAAATCATGCAAATGGTGAACGAAGGTGTGGTGATCGGCAACGCCGTATCCGCTGACCGTATTTTTAATGAAATGCTTGAATATACGTACTCGGATAATGTTGCCTATTACGAAGAATATGATAGTTATCTCCGAGACAAATTAGGACAGTATCCGAATATTTATCCCTACATCTCTTGGATTGGCGTATACACCACGAACCCAACACTATCCAATGGTGGAAGCTACTTTATGTTTAAGCCCAATGATTTGAAGAGTGAATGGTATCAGAAGATGAACGAAAAGAAAGATAAGGTCACAGTGACCTCTTATTTGGATACGAATCCCATGAATCCCGAGGAGAAAATGGTATATGTCAGCATCATTCGAAAGCTGGACAATTTCCCTGACCTCATGAAATTCTCCAAATATCTGCGTATCGATATTCGGATGGATAAGCTGATGGAGCTATTTGATAAAGAACACAATTACCTGCTAATCAAGCTAGTGGATGAGGAAAATCGGCTTGTTCTGGAATCGGCAGGTAAGTTTAAAAGTGCTGACCCTTTGCTGCCGACTCTGCCTGTCTCAAAGGAATTTCAGTTGACAGGCTTACCTGAGAAGAGCTTCATCATTCCTCTTGGTACGGCCAGTTACGTTTTTAATTGGCGACTGGTCGGGGTACCAGAAGGGAGTCGAATCGCGGAGGAGAGGAAAGGGGTCATCCACTTTTTTACCTGGCTGACGCTCATCTCTACGATCATTCCGACGATATTGATTTATATTATTATGCATTCCTTTAATTTCCGGGTAAGAAAGCTCTCCAAGCATATGAATTTGTTGAAAAATGAAAGGTTTGAACCCATCACGATGTATGAGGGGAAAGATGAGATTGGCAATCTTCTTCGCAGCTTTAATTTGATGACAGGGAAAATACGCAATTTGATCAATGACGTTTACAAGCTCGAAATACAAAAAAAAGATTTGGAGCTCGAACGCGTGCAGGCAGAGCTGAAATATTTGCAAAGTCAGGTAGATCCTCACTTCCTGTTTAATACGTTAAACGCGATTCTCGTCGTCTGTAAGAAATATCGCTATGAGCATGTGACGGAAATTATTCAAAACTTGTCTCAGCTTCTGAGAAGACTGTTGAGCTGGAAAGAGGATTTGGTGACGGTAGAGGAAGAGTTAAACTTTACTGCCATGTACCTCCAAATCGAGAAGTTCCGATTCCAGGATCGGTTTCATTATGAATTGTCCATTGACGACTCTGTTCTGTCGTATCGAATCCCGAAGATGAGTATTCAATCGCTCGTTGAGAACTCTTGCAAGCATGGGCTTCAATCGGTCAAAGGAAATCGCAGAATTCGGATATCTGTAGAGAGAGCAGAGATGAACATGCTCATGAAGGTCGAAGATAACGGAATCGGAATGAACAGTGAGAAACTGGATGAGATTGTTCAGAGTCTATTTAAGGGAGAAGACAACGGCAAGAACATCGGACTTCGCAATGTGTACCGCCGCTTAAATCTGTTTTACGCGGAACGTTCTCTTTTTCATATTGAAAGTGTTCCCTTCGAAAAGACAAGTGTTACCATACAAATCCCTCTGAGTTTAATCAAGAATCAGGAGGAGGCCCGTGGACATGTATAA